Proteins from one Cryptomeria japonica chromosome 4, Sugi_1.0, whole genome shotgun sequence genomic window:
- the LOC131049063 gene encoding uncharacterized protein LOC131049063 isoform X2, whose translation MEEANASAQQHQQQQQPPSQQQQLLLQHQQQQQFLLMQQQFQQHQQSINRFPSNPNIANNGSHLLQSRNPILHHNHLLQQHQQQHQQQQQHQHQHQQQQQQTHQQKSNPRPGYQAELEMAHHDAWKVCNPDIKRPFSSLEDACERILPYHVVTDYEIEDDDRLLDSDTAGQMLSRFQVWEQNLLAKVGELSVAFERQINTYNSLLRRRAQGDLRSEERLMIEQIILHDERQKLMETRAEIESREKAGREAAEAKRRIAIAEQQARAEAQAQAQAHAEVLARADAARVEAARVEALAKARAEEQHTVHESSMQEQGVNMDEILHNWGPLQREDDAEPSEDFLNDDHDQEAGDDRGFQNMGVALGNGMHDDWRDVGELDLNMR comes from the exons ATGGAGGAGGCCAATGCTTCAGCTCAACAACACCAGCAACAACAGCAACCGCCATCTCAGCAGCAGCAATTGTTGCTGCAGCATCAGCAGCAGCAGCAGTTTCTTCTAATGCAACAACAATTTCAACAACACCAACAGTCCATTAACAGATTCCCTTCAAATCCTAACATAGCAAACAATGGTTCCCACTTGTTACAGTCGAGGAACCCAATTCTTCACCACAATCATCTTCTTCAACAACATCAACAGCAACATCAACAGCAAcaacaacaccaacaccaacatcaaCAGCAACAGCAGCAAACACATCAACAGAAATCAAACCCAAGACCGGGATATCAAGCAGAATTAGAAATGGCCCACCACGATGCATGGAAAGTCTGCAACCCGGACATTAAGCGACCGTTTTCTTCACTTGAAGATGCTTGTGAAAG GATTTTGCCTTACCATGTTGTGACAGACTATGAAATTGAAGATGATGATAGACTGTTGGATTCCGATACAGCAGGTCAGATGTTGTCACGTTTTCAAGTTTGGGAGCAGAACCTACTTGCTAAAGTTGGTGAACTTAGTGTTGCATTTGAGAGGCAAATTAACACTTACAATTCCCTGTTAAGGAGGAGAGCTCAAGGAGATTTGAGATCAGAAGAAAGGCTAATGATAGAGCAAATCATACTTCATGATGAGAGGCAAAAGCTGATGGAGACCAGGGCAGAAATAGAATCCAGAGAGAAAGCAGGAAGAGAAGCAGCAGAAGCAAAAAGGAGGATAGCTATAGCTGAACAACAGGCACGGGCTGAAGCACAAGCACAAGCACAAGCACATGCAGAAGTATTGGCTAGGGCAGATGCAGCAAGAGTAGAAGCAGCTAGAGTCGAAGCTCTTGCGAAAGCAAGAGCTGAAGAGCAACATACTGTGCATGAGTCGTCCATGCAGGAGCAAGGTGTAAACATGGATGAAATTCTGCATAACTGGGGTCCTCTTCAGAGGGAAGATGATGCTGAGCCCTCTGAGGACTTTTTGAACGATGATCATGATCAAGAGGCAGGTGATGATAGAGGCTTTCAAAATATGGGAGTGGCATTAGGAAACGGAATGCATGATGACTGGAGAGATGTGGGAGAGCTTGATTTGAATATGAGGTGA
- the LOC131049063 gene encoding uncharacterized protein LOC131049063 isoform X1 has product MNEEINRRMEEANASAQQHQQQQQPPSQQQQLLLQHQQQQQFLLMQQQFQQHQQSINRFPSNPNIANNGSHLLQSRNPILHHNHLLQQHQQQHQQQQQHQHQHQQQQQQTHQQKSNPRPGYQAELEMAHHDAWKVCNPDIKRPFSSLEDACERILPYHVVTDYEIEDDDRLLDSDTAGQMLSRFQVWEQNLLAKVGELSVAFERQINTYNSLLRRRAQGDLRSEERLMIEQIILHDERQKLMETRAEIESREKAGREAAEAKRRIAIAEQQARAEAQAQAQAHAEVLARADAARVEAARVEALAKARAEEQHTVHESSMQEQGVNMDEILHNWGPLQREDDAEPSEDFLNDDHDQEAGDDRGFQNMGVALGNGMHDDWRDVGELDLNMR; this is encoded by the exons ATGAATGAAGAAATTAACAGGAGGATGGAGGAGGCCAATGCTTCAGCTCAACAACACCAGCAACAACAGCAACCGCCATCTCAGCAGCAGCAATTGTTGCTGCAGCATCAGCAGCAGCAGCAGTTTCTTCTAATGCAACAACAATTTCAACAACACCAACAGTCCATTAACAGATTCCCTTCAAATCCTAACATAGCAAACAATGGTTCCCACTTGTTACAGTCGAGGAACCCAATTCTTCACCACAATCATCTTCTTCAACAACATCAACAGCAACATCAACAGCAAcaacaacaccaacaccaacatcaaCAGCAACAGCAGCAAACACATCAACAGAAATCAAACCCAAGACCGGGATATCAAGCAGAATTAGAAATGGCCCACCACGATGCATGGAAAGTCTGCAACCCGGACATTAAGCGACCGTTTTCTTCACTTGAAGATGCTTGTGAAAG GATTTTGCCTTACCATGTTGTGACAGACTATGAAATTGAAGATGATGATAGACTGTTGGATTCCGATACAGCAGGTCAGATGTTGTCACGTTTTCAAGTTTGGGAGCAGAACCTACTTGCTAAAGTTGGTGAACTTAGTGTTGCATTTGAGAGGCAAATTAACACTTACAATTCCCTGTTAAGGAGGAGAGCTCAAGGAGATTTGAGATCAGAAGAAAGGCTAATGATAGAGCAAATCATACTTCATGATGAGAGGCAAAAGCTGATGGAGACCAGGGCAGAAATAGAATCCAGAGAGAAAGCAGGAAGAGAAGCAGCAGAAGCAAAAAGGAGGATAGCTATAGCTGAACAACAGGCACGGGCTGAAGCACAAGCACAAGCACAAGCACATGCAGAAGTATTGGCTAGGGCAGATGCAGCAAGAGTAGAAGCAGCTAGAGTCGAAGCTCTTGCGAAAGCAAGAGCTGAAGAGCAACATACTGTGCATGAGTCGTCCATGCAGGAGCAAGGTGTAAACATGGATGAAATTCTGCATAACTGGGGTCCTCTTCAGAGGGAAGATGATGCTGAGCCCTCTGAGGACTTTTTGAACGATGATCATGATCAAGAGGCAGGTGATGATAGAGGCTTTCAAAATATGGGAGTGGCATTAGGAAACGGAATGCATGATGACTGGAGAGATGTGGGAGAGCTTGATTTGAATATGAGGTGA